A region from the Pelobates fuscus isolate aPelFus1 chromosome 1, aPelFus1.pri, whole genome shotgun sequence genome encodes:
- the LOC134600187 gene encoding olfactory receptor 6B1-like translates to MENHSSVSEFVLVGFPGLPQKFDILISFVVFFVYNTALYANGIVIIVITLKAHLHQPMYIIIANLALSDILLDTMTLPKILAKYWFGDAKISFTACFFQLFFIHYLGSVDSFIIMLMAIDRYIAICKPLRYFSIISNGVTANVCGVFWLVSALIGLCVLVLGVKLPYCGPNIIMNYFCSFTPVVVLACADLNSTRKIVFIIAMFVNVIQLFVIIFSYVMIIRTICLTAGSENWHKAFYTCTTHLFVIGMYYGPRLIVYMYNQVHLMPSVDLNVLLIFLYTFVPHFTSPIIYCLRTEEIKKTLAKIFKKTVSVLCEG, encoded by the coding sequence ATGGAGAATCATTCTTCGGTTTCAGAGTTTGTACTCGTTGGATTTCCAGGGCTCCCACAGAAATTTGATATTCTGATTTCCTTTGTTGTATTCTTTGTCTATAACACAGCATTGTACGCAAATGGCATTGTAATCATTGTAATAACTTTGAAGGCACACCTGCATCAACCAATGTATATAATCATTGCAAACCTTGCTCTTTCTGATATTCTTCTGGACACTATGACCTTACCCAAAATCCTTGCCAAGTATTGGTTTGGAGATGCCAAGATCTCCTTTACTGCTTGCTTCTTCCAGTTATTCTTCATCCATTACTTGGGTTCTGTTGATTCCTTCATTATCATGCTAATGGCTATTGATCGTTATATTGCTATATGCAAACCTCTCAGATATTTTTCCATTATTAGCAATGGTGTAACTGCTAATGTATGCGGTGTATTTTGGCTTGTATCAGCACTAATTGGACTGTGTGTTCTTGTTTTGGGGGTAAAACTTCCCTATTGTGGACCAAACATAATCATGAACTATTTCTGTTCGTTCACGCCAGTTGTGGTTTTGGCCTGTGCAGATTTGAATTCTACCAGGAAAATTGTTTTCATTATTGCCATGTTTGTTAATGTAATCCAATTATTTGTTATTATATTCTCATATGTTATGATAATCAGAACAATCTGCTTGACAGCTGGCTCTGAAAATTGGCACAAGGCATTTTATACTTGTACCACCCACTTGTTTGTCATCGGAATGTATTATGGGCCACGACTCATAGTTTATATGTATAACCAGGTCCACTTGATGCCTAGTGTTGATTTAAACGTGTTGCttatttttctttatacattTGTACCACATTTTACTAGCcctattatatattgtttaagAACAGAAGAAATCAAAAAGACTCTGGCAAAAAtctttaagaaaa